The following are encoded in a window of Sphingomonas sp. IW22 genomic DNA:
- a CDS encoding ATP-binding protein: MSNVNIKRLVENIRSGTNSYTPLVELVVNGIQAVEQRGAGDGLVEIDVLRNGQPDLTDRLEEVDGFVVKDNGVGFTKRNRDAFDTLYTDLKAADGGKGFGRFTCLKYFERVKVKSTFAEDGSFFDRSFRMGLGNEIVVDEKVAASDATDTGSEVEISGIKSVKFPDKGLDVISRVVVERLLPYFVDKERVCPRIVIRDHRSTTPIALNDYLARENTQIVELAVENPTFSFPSTDGDRTFHVRVFKFFAPRASKSKVALVAHRREVTENPLQTYIPEFAEEFFEPSPDQGDAKGRNFVIKAYVFGDYLNENVSLERGEFRFQSDSDLLNGISQTQIEQRAAEIAQSAVGAEISERRLRKGARIAEYVETQAPWHRVLSKEVDFSGLPMTPSHQEIEIFLQKKKYEREVSTRTRVSAILNADEGDDLGDQINSVIASISETSKSDLIHYVSMRRCVLDLFGKALELGPDGKYRSEGEVHDIIFPRRADSDGLDYNDHNLWMLDERLNFASYVISDKPTEASSLDRTDVTVFNRPVVFRAENEPSNPVTIFEFKKPQRDDFVNPSSKEDPVNQIVRYVNLIRNGKVRNSKGREIRVSATTPFYGYIVCDLTPKVNEWLEFEQNFTPMADAMGWFDWRKNIHLYIEVISWDKLLHDAEMRNKVFFHKLGID; the protein is encoded by the coding sequence ATGAGCAACGTTAATATCAAGCGACTCGTTGAGAACATCCGGTCGGGAACGAACAGCTACACGCCACTGGTCGAACTGGTGGTAAATGGCATCCAAGCGGTCGAGCAGAGGGGAGCCGGGGACGGCTTGGTCGAAATCGACGTGCTTCGCAACGGCCAACCAGACCTCACCGACCGGCTCGAAGAGGTCGATGGGTTTGTGGTGAAGGATAACGGTGTTGGCTTCACCAAGCGCAATCGGGATGCGTTTGATACGCTCTACACCGATCTGAAAGCTGCTGACGGGGGTAAGGGTTTTGGGCGGTTCACCTGCTTGAAGTATTTCGAGCGCGTCAAGGTCAAGAGCACTTTCGCTGAAGACGGTTCGTTCTTCGACCGCTCCTTTCGGATGGGGCTCGGCAACGAAATCGTCGTCGATGAAAAGGTCGCTGCTTCCGATGCTACTGATACGGGATCAGAGGTTGAGATTTCGGGCATAAAATCCGTCAAGTTCCCGGATAAGGGCTTGGACGTGATCAGCAGGGTCGTGGTCGAACGCCTGTTGCCCTATTTCGTAGACAAGGAGCGTGTTTGTCCGCGCATCGTTATCCGGGACCATCGCTCGACGACGCCCATCGCGCTCAACGATTACCTTGCTCGCGAAAATACGCAAATCGTTGAGCTTGCAGTCGAAAATCCAACCTTCAGTTTCCCCTCGACCGATGGCGATCGCACGTTCCATGTGAGGGTATTCAAGTTCTTCGCTCCTAGGGCGAGCAAAAGCAAAGTGGCGCTGGTGGCACACCGCCGTGAAGTCACCGAAAACCCTCTGCAAACATACATACCCGAGTTTGCCGAGGAGTTTTTTGAGCCTTCGCCAGATCAGGGCGACGCGAAAGGGCGCAACTTCGTAATCAAGGCGTATGTCTTTGGCGATTATCTCAACGAGAACGTGTCGTTGGAGCGCGGTGAGTTTCGTTTCCAATCTGACTCGGACTTGCTGAACGGCATCTCACAGACGCAGATCGAACAGCGCGCCGCAGAGATAGCGCAGTCGGCCGTTGGAGCGGAGATTTCCGAGCGGCGTCTGCGAAAAGGCGCGCGGATTGCGGAGTATGTGGAAACGCAAGCCCCATGGCATCGCGTTTTGAGCAAAGAGGTCGATTTTAGCGGCCTGCCGATGACCCCTTCCCATCAGGAGATCGAAATATTTCTTCAGAAGAAGAAATATGAGCGTGAAGTTTCGACAAGAACCCGGGTTTCCGCAATCCTAAATGCAGATGAAGGCGACGATTTAGGTGATCAGATCAATAGTGTTATTGCTAGTATTTCCGAAACAAGCAAAAGCGATCTAATACATTATGTCTCGATGAGACGTTGTGTGCTAGATTTATTTGGTAAAGCGCTTGAGCTTGGCCCAGATGGAAAGTATCGATCGGAGGGAGAAGTCCACGACATTATTTTCCCCAGACGAGCGGACTCCGATGGTCTCGATTACAACGACCACAATCTCTGGATGCTGGACGAGCGGCTCAACTTCGCCTCTTACGTGATCTCCGATAAGCCGACAGAGGCATCGAGTTTAGATCGCACGGACGTGACGGTCTTCAACCGCCCCGTCGTATTTCGCGCCGAGAACGAGCCCAGTAATCCAGTCACGATTTTCGAGTTTAAAAAACCGCAGCGGGACGACTTCGTAAACCCGTCTTCCAAGGAAGACCCGGTCAATCAGATAGTTCGCTATGTAAATCTGATCCGAAACGGTAAGGTGAGGAACAGCAAAGGGCGGGAAATCCGCGTCAGTGCCACTACTCCCTTCTACGGCTACATCGTCTGCGACCTCACGCCAAAAGTCAATGAGTGGCTTGAGTTTGAGCAGAACTTCACGCCCATGGCTGACGCGATGGGTTGGTTCGACTGGAGAAAGAATATTCACCTCTACATTGAGGTTATTAGCTGGGATAAACTTCTACACGACGCCGAGATGCGCAACAAAGTATTCTTTCATAAGCTGGGGATTGACTGA
- a CDS encoding DEAD/DEAH box helicase yields the protein MSSAIRDLLERYRSGAKSEREKGTYFERLCVEFLKHDPEMAQQYEDAWTFREWAEAAGWKQTDTGIDLVAKLRDDGGFCAVQCKFYRADHHIQKSDIDSFFTASGKAPFTRRLIIDTTEVAWSKNAEDALDGQNISTTRISMERLEQSPIDWRTYLADDQIVLAPKKEVRQHQREALEAVREGLSEADRGKLIMACGTGKTFTGLKIAEDLAGPGKFVLFLVPSLALMSQTVREWSLDTTTPLRAFAVCSDAQVGKRNKGNDDIGDIDVHDLAHPATTDPAKLANKAKASAPDEMTVVFSTYQSIQVISNAQKQHGFPEFDLIICDEAHRTTGATLEGEDESNFVRIHNQDFIAGKKRLYMTATPRIFGDAVRSKAKEVSAELCSMDDPALYGETLFQRGFGWAVQNDLLTDYKVIVLAVDEAMVSTSIQNRLKDEDNALKLDDATKIVGCYKALTKADLAADVATDTGHMRRALAFCKDIASSKLVRDEFSAVVEEYLTSAASGDEEPPLGCEVHHVDGTFNAKTRTRELEWLKAEHEDHSCRILSNARCLSEGVDVPALDAIMFLHPRKSQIDVVQSVGRVMRRAPGKKMGYVILPVGIPAGVAPEEALNNNEKYKVVWQILNALRAHDERFDATINKMDLGVDVSGQIEVIAVSDKLPTKAKKKAGGIGIGQGGGSTDSGDRDGSSEPTGGEDQLAFTLDEFTTAIRAKIVKKCGRRDYWEDWAGDIAKIAQNHITRITAIVQQPGSTERAAFERFLAEIRDDLNESISENDAIEMLAQHLITRPVFEALFEGYSFTKNNPVSVAMEEVLTALDEQNLGKEAESLERFYASVRVRAAGIDNAAGKQKIVVELYDKFFRNAFPRMTERLGIVYTPVEVVDFIIHSVNEVLKSEFGQTLGSKGVHILDPFTGTGTFITRLLQSGLIAPDELAHKYQHEIHANEIVLLAYYIAAINIEAVYHTMSGGDYKPFEGICLTDTFQLYEQDRDLISDLMADNSSRRTRQKSLDIRVIMGNPPYSVGQGSANDDAANVVYPKLDGRIRETYAAETRMTNKRSLYDSYIRAIRWASDRIGDSGVIAYVSNGSWVDGNATDGLRKCLADEFANIYVFHLRGNARTAGERRRREKDNVFGLGSRTPVAISLLVKNPSTKKSGQIHFHDIGDYLSREEKLGIVARFGSISGIAEADGWQTIEPDQSGNWLNQGELGFEQFVPMPDSDKTGAGLFPTYSAGMKTNRDLWCYDSSKAGLASRMQKSISFFNSLDQAYTPRGDEASFKWCQKTLADLSSGKKYTFEESKLRLAHYRPFTRQWLYMDGRLNWSKYLTDRYFPKPDSENRVISLSAPGFRGEFSVLMTDLTPSIHFGDMGGAQCFPLIVYDPPGREAGGLDLKAVGQRSGISVQGLGHFQAAYPGSEIIEDDLFYYIYAVLHSPSYRESYADNLAKELPRIPAVKGIENFRAFAEAGRKLADLHVGYEGVDPYPVSIAQGDLRLANIDDPQSFYRVEQMRFAGKRPKLDKTTVVYNAHITMTGIPLDAYEYVVSGKPALEWVMERQCVKTDKASGIVNDANRYATETVGDPAYPLLLFQRVITVSLETMKIVRSLPPLGDLA from the coding sequence GTGTCTTCTGCTATTCGTGATCTGCTGGAACGCTATCGCTCGGGTGCCAAGTCCGAGCGCGAGAAGGGCACGTATTTCGAGCGTTTGTGCGTCGAGTTCCTGAAGCATGACCCCGAGATGGCGCAGCAATATGAGGATGCGTGGACCTTCCGCGAGTGGGCTGAAGCCGCTGGGTGGAAGCAGACCGACACAGGCATCGACCTTGTGGCGAAGCTGCGCGACGATGGCGGCTTCTGCGCGGTCCAGTGCAAGTTCTATCGCGCCGACCACCACATCCAGAAATCCGATATCGACTCGTTCTTCACCGCGTCGGGCAAAGCCCCGTTCACCCGCCGCCTAATCATCGACACGACCGAGGTGGCGTGGAGCAAGAACGCCGAAGACGCCCTCGACGGCCAGAATATCTCGACCACCCGGATCAGCATGGAGCGGCTCGAACAGAGCCCGATCGACTGGCGCACCTATCTGGCCGACGACCAGATCGTCCTCGCGCCCAAGAAGGAGGTGCGCCAGCATCAGCGCGAGGCGCTGGAGGCGGTGCGCGAGGGGCTGTCGGAAGCGGATCGCGGCAAGCTCATCATGGCCTGCGGCACCGGCAAAACGTTCACCGGCCTCAAGATCGCCGAAGACCTCGCCGGTCCCGGCAAGTTTGTGCTGTTCCTCGTGCCATCGCTCGCCCTCATGAGCCAGACGGTGCGGGAGTGGTCGCTCGACACCACCACGCCGCTCCGGGCCTTCGCGGTCTGCTCGGACGCGCAGGTGGGCAAGCGCAACAAGGGCAACGACGATATCGGTGATATCGACGTTCACGATCTCGCGCACCCCGCCACCACCGATCCGGCGAAGCTCGCCAACAAGGCGAAGGCATCCGCCCCGGACGAGATGACGGTGGTCTTCAGCACCTACCAGTCGATTCAGGTGATTTCGAACGCCCAGAAGCAGCACGGCTTCCCCGAGTTCGATCTCATCATCTGCGACGAGGCGCACCGCACGACCGGCGCGACGCTGGAAGGTGAGGACGAGAGCAACTTCGTTCGCATCCACAATCAGGATTTCATCGCGGGCAAGAAACGCCTCTACATGACCGCGACGCCGCGCATCTTCGGTGACGCCGTGCGGTCGAAGGCGAAGGAGGTTTCCGCCGAGCTATGCTCGATGGACGACCCAGCGCTCTATGGCGAGACACTATTCCAGCGCGGCTTTGGATGGGCGGTCCAGAATGACCTTCTCACCGACTACAAGGTGATCGTCCTCGCCGTCGATGAGGCGATGGTCAGCACCTCGATCCAAAACCGCCTCAAGGACGAGGACAACGCCCTCAAGCTCGACGACGCGACCAAGATCGTCGGATGCTACAAGGCCCTCACCAAGGCCGATCTCGCCGCCGACGTGGCGACCGACACCGGGCATATGCGCCGTGCGCTCGCCTTCTGTAAGGACATTGCTTCCTCCAAGCTGGTGCGTGACGAGTTCTCTGCCGTCGTAGAGGAATATCTCACGTCAGCCGCCAGCGGTGACGAGGAGCCGCCCCTCGGCTGCGAGGTCCACCACGTCGATGGCACCTTCAATGCGAAAACGCGCACCCGTGAACTCGAATGGCTGAAGGCCGAGCATGAGGATCATAGCTGCCGCATCCTGTCGAACGCGCGCTGCCTGTCGGAAGGTGTGGACGTGCCCGCGCTCGACGCGATCATGTTCCTGCATCCTCGCAAGTCGCAGATTGATGTGGTCCAGTCGGTCGGTCGCGTCATGCGCCGCGCTCCCGGTAAAAAAATGGGCTACGTCATCCTGCCGGTCGGTATCCCCGCAGGAGTCGCGCCCGAGGAGGCGCTTAACAACAACGAGAAATACAAAGTCGTCTGGCAGATTCTCAATGCGCTTCGCGCGCACGACGAGCGCTTCGATGCCACCATCAACAAGATGGATTTGGGCGTCGATGTCAGCGGCCAGATCGAGGTGATCGCGGTTTCCGACAAGCTGCCGACAAAGGCGAAAAAGAAGGCTGGCGGCATCGGCATCGGTCAGGGTGGCGGATCGACCGATAGTGGCGACCGCGATGGCAGCAGCGAGCCCACAGGCGGTGAGGACCAGCTTGCCTTCACGCTCGACGAGTTCACCACCGCGATCCGCGCCAAGATCGTCAAGAAGTGTGGAAGGCGCGACTATTGGGAAGACTGGGCAGGCGATATCGCCAAGATTGCCCAGAACCATATCACCCGTATCACCGCCATCGTGCAGCAGCCGGGATCGACCGAGCGCGCGGCGTTCGAGCGCTTCCTTGCCGAAATCAGGGACGACCTGAACGAGAGCATCAGCGAGAACGACGCGATCGAGATGCTGGCCCAGCATCTGATCACGCGCCCGGTCTTCGAGGCGCTGTTCGAGGGCTACAGCTTCACCAAGAACAACCCCGTCTCGGTCGCGATGGAGGAGGTTCTCACCGCGCTCGACGAGCAGAACCTCGGCAAGGAAGCCGAGTCACTTGAGCGCTTCTACGCCAGCGTGCGCGTGCGCGCTGCCGGGATCGACAACGCGGCGGGCAAGCAGAAGATCGTCGTCGAACTCTACGACAAGTTCTTCCGCAACGCCTTTCCCCGAATGACCGAGCGGCTCGGCATCGTCTATACGCCGGTCGAGGTGGTCGATTTTATCATCCACTCGGTGAATGAGGTGCTCAAGTCGGAGTTCGGTCAGACGCTCGGCAGCAAGGGCGTCCACATCCTCGATCCGTTCACCGGCACCGGCACCTTCATCACGCGCCTGCTCCAGTCTGGACTGATCGCGCCGGACGAACTCGCCCACAAATACCAGCACGAAATCCATGCCAACGAGATCGTGCTACTCGCCTACTACATTGCCGCCATCAATATCGAGGCCGTCTATCACACGATGTCGGGCGGGGATTACAAGCCGTTCGAGGGCATCTGTCTCACCGACACCTTCCAGCTTTATGAGCAGGATCGCGACCTCATCAGCGACCTCATGGCGGATAACAGCAGCCGCCGCACGCGCCAGAAGTCGCTCGACATCCGGGTCATCATGGGCAACCCGCCCTATTCGGTCGGGCAAGGCAGCGCCAACGACGATGCCGCCAACGTCGTTTACCCAAAACTCGATGGGCGCATTCGCGAGACGTATGCGGCCGAAACCCGCATGACGAACAAGCGGTCGCTCTACGACAGCTACATTCGCGCGATCCGCTGGGCGAGCGATCGCATCGGAGACAGCGGTGTGATCGCCTACGTGAGCAACGGAAGTTGGGTGGATGGAAACGCTACTGATGGTCTGCGCAAGTGCTTGGCTGACGAGTTCGCAAACATCTATGTGTTTCACCTGCGGGGTAATGCCAGAACGGCAGGAGAACGCCGTCGTCGAGAGAAAGACAACGTATTCGGATTGGGCTCTCGCACCCCAGTCGCTATCTCCTTACTGGTGAAGAACCCTTCCACCAAGAAGAGCGGTCAAATACATTTCCACGATATTGGAGATTATCTCTCGCGCGAGGAGAAGCTCGGGATTGTTGCGCGATTTGGCAGCATCTCCGGCATCGCGGAGGCTGATGGCTGGCAGACCATCGAACCGGATCAGAGCGGAAACTGGCTCAATCAGGGCGAGCTTGGCTTCGAGCAGTTCGTCCCGATGCCTGACAGCGATAAGACCGGGGCGGGACTGTTTCCCACCTACTCGGCTGGAATGAAAACCAATCGAGACTTGTGGTGCTACGATAGCTCAAAGGCTGGTCTTGCGTCCCGCATGCAGAAGTCCATTTCGTTCTTCAACTCGTTGGACCAAGCCTACACCCCCCGTGGCGATGAAGCCTCATTCAAATGGTGTCAGAAAACGCTGGCCGATCTGTCATCGGGAAAGAAGTATACGTTTGAAGAGTCCAAGCTCCGACTGGCGCATTATCGGCCCTTTACTCGACAGTGGCTCTACATGGATGGACGCCTGAACTGGAGCAAGTATCTCACCGACAGGTATTTCCCGAAACCCGACTCCGAGAACCGCGTGATCTCGCTCTCCGCGCCCGGTTTTCGTGGCGAGTTCTCGGTGTTGATGACTGACCTGACACCGAGCATTCACTTTGGCGATATGGGTGGAGCGCAATGCTTCCCATTGATCGTCTACGATCCTCCCGGACGTGAAGCCGGAGGACTCGATCTCAAGGCGGTCGGGCAACGCAGCGGGATATCGGTTCAAGGGCTCGGTCACTTCCAAGCGGCATACCCGGGAAGCGAGATTATCGAGGACGACCTCTTCTACTACATCTACGCCGTGCTCCACTCGCCCTCCTATCGGGAGAGCTACGCGGACAACCTTGCAAAGGAGTTGCCCCGCATCCCGGCCGTGAAGGGAATCGAGAACTTTCGCGCTTTTGCGGAAGCTGGTCGGAAGCTGGCCGACCTTCACGTCGGCTACGAGGGCGTTGATCCGTATCCCGTATCCATTGCGCAGGGCGATCTGCGCCTCGCGAACATCGACGATCCCCAGAGCTTTTATCGGGTTGAGCAGATGCGATTCGCGGGTAAGCGCCCGAAGCTCGACAAGACAACGGTGGTTTACAACGCCCACATTACCATGACTGGCATACCGCTCGACGCCTATGAGTATGTGGTAAGTGGCAAGCCCGCGTTGGAATGGGTGATGGAACGGCAGTGCGTAAAGACCGACAAGGCCAGCGGCATCGTGAACGACGCCAACCGCTATGCCACCGAGACGGTGGGCGATCCGGCCTATCCGTTGCTACTTTTCCAGCGGGTGATCACCGTCAGCTTGGAGACAATGAAGATCGTTCGCTCGCTGCCGCCCCTTGGTGATCTTGCATGA
- a CDS encoding site-specific DNA-methyltransferase: MTQPIHDILTQLGAAITAQLDAANDRATSAESQYQRLFDGLRALVNQPAANLPEAANDADAISVEVVEHPSTPPRGSTTPIRTAIPDDLFLDALCTEWRSAHAIRAEMASKGRWVAYGTVYKRLAKLEAELPDLIEAADAPVRWRLRSPRSKHRPDDAMVSEATTGGTRPARSRGAMPPDAITDVRQRVADAPAPTEKFTPVLHRGDCFEIMKSMPDGSVDLILADPPYATTGLAIDPTIDLKAMWAEYRRIIKPTGTIILFGSQPFSSKLVCEGIDLFKHDIVWIKNRATASLHARNRPLKQHEDILVFSAGTTIHKNRSPRRYTYHALGQRSTGIQTVSGSTHSPHLDNVTHNPGRKYEGTTNNPRTTVFCPKDKNGVHPFQKPLALLEYLIRTYSNEGDVVFDSFMGSGSTCVAAHRAGRMSIGVEMEKEFFSVAEQRVLAEPEDGDQDSPLAA, translated from the coding sequence ATGACCCAACCCATCCATGATATCCTCACCCAGCTTGGCGCAGCTATCACTGCGCAACTTGATGCCGCCAATGACCGCGCCACTTCGGCTGAAAGCCAGTATCAGCGCCTTTTTGACGGGCTGCGGGCGCTGGTCAACCAACCCGCCGCGAACCTTCCCGAGGCGGCGAATGACGCGGACGCGATCAGCGTCGAGGTTGTGGAGCATCCCAGCACGCCGCCTCGTGGCAGCACCACGCCGATTCGCACTGCTATCCCTGATGATCTTTTCCTCGACGCCCTCTGCACCGAATGGCGGAGCGCGCATGCTATCCGTGCCGAGATGGCCTCCAAGGGACGGTGGGTTGCTTACGGCACGGTCTACAAGCGTCTCGCCAAGTTGGAGGCCGAGCTTCCCGACCTGATCGAGGCTGCCGATGCTCCTGTTCGCTGGCGGCTCCGTTCGCCTCGTTCCAAGCACCGGCCCGACGACGCGATGGTCTCCGAAGCCACTACCGGCGGCACTCGCCCCGCGCGTTCTCGCGGGGCAATGCCGCCCGACGCGATCACGGACGTGCGGCAGCGTGTGGCCGATGCCCCGGCTCCCACCGAGAAGTTCACGCCCGTGCTGCATCGGGGGGACTGCTTCGAAATCATGAAGTCCATGCCGGATGGCTCGGTCGATCTCATCCTCGCCGATCCGCCCTATGCGACCACGGGCCTCGCAATCGACCCTACGATTGATCTGAAGGCAATGTGGGCGGAGTATCGCCGCATCATCAAGCCGACCGGCACGATCATCCTTTTCGGCTCCCAGCCTTTCTCGTCCAAGCTGGTCTGCGAAGGGATTGACCTCTTCAAGCATGACATTGTCTGGATCAAGAACCGAGCTACCGCATCACTTCATGCGCGCAACCGGCCCTTGAAGCAGCACGAAGACATTCTCGTCTTTAGTGCTGGCACAACGATTCATAAGAATCGCTCCCCCCGCCGCTATACCTATCATGCGCTTGGGCAACGTTCGACGGGCATTCAAACCGTAAGCGGCTCGACGCATTCGCCGCATCTAGACAACGTTACTCATAATCCCGGCCGGAAATACGAGGGAACCACCAATAACCCTCGGACCACCGTGTTCTGCCCGAAAGACAAGAACGGTGTGCATCCGTTTCAGAAGCCGCTCGCCTTGCTGGAGTATCTGATCCGCACCTACTCCAACGAAGGCGACGTTGTGTTCGACAGCTTCATGGGAAGTGGAAGCACCTGCGTTGCTGCGCATCGTGCCGGTCGCATGAGCATCGGGGTCGAGATGGAGAAAGAGTTTTTCTCGGTGGCTGAACAGCGTGTGCTGGCCGAACCCGAAGATGGTGATCAAGACAGCCCACTTGCGGCCTAA